A stretch of the Streptosporangium sp. NBC_01755 genome encodes the following:
- the egtC gene encoding ergothioneine biosynthesis protein EgtC has protein sequence MCRHAAWLGAPRLLASLIHEPGHGLLRQSHAPRLQRYGTVNADGFGMGWYDASRAEPVRYRRTIPIWADANLTGLARVARSGCLLATVRSATAGMPIEESATAPFADGPWLLSHNGRVAREAIRELTDDAESSCDSAWLAAAVFARRRAGAPLGEALVEVVTHAGVKDPDARLNLLACDGGSIAATVWGDTFFLHLGDHPRDGVLVASEPLDDRPGWQAVPDRTLVLASADGVRVQPL, from the coding sequence ATGTGCCGCCACGCGGCCTGGCTGGGCGCTCCCCGACTGCTGGCCTCGTTGATCCACGAACCCGGCCACGGCCTGCTCCGGCAGTCCCACGCCCCGCGCCTGCAGCGCTACGGCACCGTCAACGCCGACGGCTTCGGCATGGGCTGGTACGACGCCTCCCGCGCCGAACCGGTCCGCTACCGCCGTACGATCCCCATCTGGGCGGACGCCAACCTGACCGGCCTCGCCCGGGTCGCCCGCTCCGGCTGCCTGCTGGCCACCGTACGGTCGGCCACGGCGGGGATGCCGATCGAGGAGAGCGCGACCGCGCCCTTCGCCGACGGGCCGTGGCTGCTCAGCCACAACGGCCGGGTCGCACGGGAGGCGATCAGGGAACTCACCGACGACGCGGAGAGCTCCTGCGACTCCGCGTGGCTCGCCGCCGCGGTGTTCGCCCGGCGACGAGCGGGCGCCCCGCTCGGCGAGGCCCTGGTCGAGGTCGTCACCCATGCCGGGGTGAAGGATCCCGACGCCCGGCTGAACCTGCTCGCCTGCGACGGCGGGTCGATCGCCGCGACCGTCTGGGGCGACACGTTCTTCCTCCACCTCGGAGACCATCCGCGCGACGGCGTGCTCGTGGCGAGCGAACCACTGGACGATCGGCCCGGCTGGCAGGCCGTACCGGATCGGACCCTGGTCCTCGCCTCCGCGGACGGCGTGCGCGTCCAGCCACTGTGA
- the egtD gene encoding L-histidine N(alpha)-methyltransferase, protein MSVSQSAVHLVDHLGRDHLRQALEHDVRTGLTSTPKWLPPKWFYDEAGSELFSRITRLPEYYPTRRELAILRRHALDIATRAGADTLVELGSGTSEKTVLLLDALSATGTLRAYTPVDVDAATLGDAARWLTWRYRGLTVHAICADFEAHLALLPRTGQRLVAFLGGTVGNLAPAAREVFLKELRATLRPGDTFLLGADLVKDTDRLVAAYDDVSGVTAAFNRNVLHVINRELGADFAPDAFEHVALYDARHEWIEMRLRASRAMRVRIAGLGLRVSFASGEEMRTEISAKFRPEGLRRELVTAGFGVIHHYTDPTGDFSLVLAGT, encoded by the coding sequence GTGTCAGTCAGCCAGTCAGCCGTACACCTGGTCGACCATCTCGGCCGCGACCACCTTCGCCAGGCACTCGAACACGACGTCCGCACCGGGCTGACGTCGACTCCCAAATGGCTGCCGCCCAAGTGGTTCTACGACGAGGCCGGCAGCGAGCTGTTCTCCCGGATCACCCGGTTGCCCGAGTACTACCCCACCCGCCGTGAGCTGGCCATCCTGCGCCGGCACGCCCTCGACATCGCCACGCGCGCCGGCGCCGACACCCTGGTCGAGCTCGGCTCGGGGACCAGCGAGAAGACCGTGCTGCTGCTCGACGCCCTCTCCGCGACGGGGACGCTGCGCGCCTACACTCCGGTGGACGTCGACGCAGCGACCCTGGGCGACGCCGCGCGGTGGCTCACCTGGCGCTACCGCGGCCTGACCGTGCACGCGATCTGCGCCGACTTCGAGGCGCACCTGGCACTGCTGCCCCGTACGGGACAGCGGTTGGTGGCCTTCCTCGGCGGCACCGTCGGCAACCTCGCCCCGGCGGCACGCGAGGTCTTCCTGAAGGAGCTGCGTGCCACGCTACGTCCCGGCGACACCTTCCTGCTCGGCGCGGACCTGGTCAAGGACACCGACCGGCTGGTCGCGGCCTACGACGACGTGAGCGGGGTGACCGCGGCCTTCAACCGGAACGTCCTGCACGTGATCAACAGGGAGCTGGGCGCAGATTTCGCCCCGGACGCCTTCGAGCACGTCGCGCTGTACGACGCGCGGCACGAGTGGATCGAGATGCGGCTGCGCGCGAGCCGCGCCATGCGCGTGCGGATCGCCGGCCTCGGCCTGCGGGTCTCCTTCGCCTCCGGGGAGGAGATGCGTACCGAGATCAGCGCCAAGTTCCGCCCCGAGGGCCTGCGGCGAGAGCTGGTAACGGCCGGATTCGGGGTGATCCACCATTACACCGACCCGACCGGCGACTTCAGCCTCGTCCTGGCCGGCACGTGA
- a CDS encoding ROK family transcriptional regulator, translated as MPRRPAAALATSGEVLRLIRSGEAVTRADIGRVTGLSRPAVSLRVTELLERRLVVEDTEGPSTGGRPPTRLVLNASGGLVLVGSLGASRAQVAVCDLTGEVVARAELSVDVEEGPDVVLPLVMQTWSELLGDRPASLVRGVGLGVPATVEFAAGRTESTRIMAGWTGVAIPPIIAERFPVPVLLDNDVNVIAIGEHRAIYAGEADDLLFIKVSTRIGSGVIAGGEILRGALGAAGEIGHIPVRDGGGVLCRCGNIDCVDSVASGTAILRELRARGHEVKTMADVVSLVRSGDAETMTVVRNAARMLGEVVASAVNLLNPAVVVLGGDVAETFQPMVSGVREVIHRRSTALATRNLRIERSRLGPGAGIVGCAHMVLDHILSPEAVDSAVWQTVRPVRSLV; from the coding sequence ATGCCTCGACGTCCCGCTGCCGCGCTGGCCACCAGTGGTGAGGTGCTACGCCTCATCCGCTCCGGTGAGGCGGTCACGCGCGCCGACATAGGGCGCGTCACCGGTCTGTCCAGGCCCGCGGTGTCCCTGCGCGTCACCGAACTGCTGGAGCGGCGCCTCGTCGTGGAGGACACCGAGGGCCCCTCCACCGGAGGTCGTCCGCCCACCCGCCTGGTCCTGAACGCCTCCGGGGGCCTCGTCCTGGTCGGCTCGCTGGGCGCGAGCCGCGCGCAGGTCGCCGTCTGCGACCTGACGGGCGAGGTGGTGGCCCGCGCGGAACTGTCCGTGGACGTGGAGGAGGGCCCTGACGTCGTCCTCCCCCTGGTCATGCAGACCTGGAGCGAGCTGCTCGGCGACCGCCCGGCCTCCCTGGTCCGCGGCGTCGGCCTGGGCGTCCCGGCCACCGTCGAGTTCGCGGCCGGACGCACGGAGAGCACCCGGATCATGGCCGGCTGGACGGGCGTGGCCATCCCGCCGATCATCGCCGAGCGCTTCCCCGTTCCGGTCCTCCTCGACAACGACGTGAACGTCATCGCCATCGGCGAGCACCGCGCGATCTACGCGGGCGAGGCCGATGACCTGCTGTTCATCAAGGTCTCCACCCGGATCGGCTCCGGGGTCATCGCCGGCGGCGAGATCCTGCGGGGGGCACTGGGCGCCGCGGGGGAGATCGGGCACATCCCGGTCCGCGACGGCGGGGGAGTGCTCTGCCGCTGCGGCAACATCGACTGCGTCGACTCGGTCGCCAGCGGTACCGCGATCCTGCGCGAGCTCCGCGCCCGGGGGCACGAGGTCAAGACCATGGCCGACGTGGTGAGCCTGGTCCGCTCAGGCGACGCGGAGACCATGACCGTGGTCCGCAACGCCGCCCGGATGCTCGGCGAGGTCGTCGCCAGCGCGGTCAACCTGCTCAACCCCGCGGTGGTCGTGCTCGGCGGCGATGTGGCGGAGACCTTCCAGCCGATGGTCTCAGGGGTCCGCGAGGTGATCCACCGCCGCTCGACGGCCCTGGCGACCCGTAACCTGCGCATCGAGCGCAGCCGCCTCGGCCCGGGCGCCGGGATCGTCGGCTGCGCCCACATGGTCCTGGATCACATCCTCTCCCCGGAGGCCGTCGACTCCGCCGTCTGGCAGACGGTCCGTCCCGTCCGCTCCCTCGTCTGA